The following proteins come from a genomic window of Buchnera aphidicola (Protaphis terricola):
- the greA gene encoding transcription elongation factor GreA: MANLIPMTIRGVEKLQKELEQLKNIKRPQIIIEIARARSHGDLKENAEYHSAREEQSFCEGRIKEIELKLSNCQIIDITKIFNDGRVVFGSTVTISNIKNHEIFTYQIVGDDESDFKKNLISIHSPMSRGLIGKTVNNIATIYTPSGNFKYKILKVDYI, from the coding sequence ATGGCTAATTTAATTCCAATGACTATTAGGGGTGTTGAAAAACTTCAAAAAGAACTTGAACAACTAAAAAATATTAAACGTCCTCAAATTATTATTGAAATAGCTAGAGCTAGATCACATGGTGATTTAAAAGAAAATGCTGAATATCATTCAGCTCGTGAAGAGCAAAGTTTTTGTGAAGGTCGAATCAAAGAAATAGAATTAAAATTATCTAATTGTCAAATTATAGATATTACTAAAATATTTAATGATGGAAGAGTCGTTTTTGGTTCAACAGTAACTATATCAAATATAAAAAATCATGAAATTTTTACATATCAAATTGTCGGTGATGATGAATCTGATTTTAAAAAAAATTTAATTTCTATTCATTCTCCAATGTCAAGAGGTTTAATTGGAAAAACTGTTAATAATATTGCTACTATATACACACCTTCTGGTAATTTTAAATATAAAATTTTAAAAGTAGATTATATTTAA
- the rlmE gene encoding 23S rRNA (uridine(2552)-2'-O)-methyltransferase RlmE — translation MISKNKSNSSKRWLSEHFQDQYVQAAKKYKIRSRSWFKLEEIDKSNKIFKPGMNVIDLGCSPGGWSQYAINKIGYNGKVIACDILPMKKITGVKFFQVDFYDIKKFNFILNSLSNINFHVVMSDMAPNITGNWCIDMPRIIKTCKIALKLSEYLLSKHGVFLVKSFQGEGLNEFFKEIKTLFSKIKICKPKTSRSRSREIFILATR, via the coding sequence ATGATTTCTAAAAATAAGTCAAACAGTTCTAAGCGTTGGTTATCGGAGCATTTTCAAGATCAATATGTACAAGCAGCAAAAAAATATAAAATTCGTTCTAGATCTTGGTTTAAATTAGAAGAAATTGATAAAAGTAATAAAATATTTAAACCTGGAATGAATGTTATTGATTTAGGTTGTTCTCCAGGAGGTTGGTCACAATATGCAATAAATAAAATTGGATATAATGGGAAAGTTATAGCATGTGATATCTTGCCTATGAAAAAAATAACAGGAGTAAAATTTTTTCAAGTAGATTTTTATGATATAAAAAAATTTAATTTTATATTAAATTCGTTATCCAATATTAATTTTCATGTAGTAATGTCTGATATGGCACCTAATATTACAGGTAATTGGTGTATTGATATGCCACGTATTATAAAAACATGTAAGATAGCTCTAAAACTATCTGAATACTTATTATCTAAACATGGTGTTTTTTTGGTAAAATCTTTTCAAGGAGAAGGTTTAAATGAATTTTTTAAAGAAATTAAAACATTGTTTTCAAAAATTAAAATCTGTAAACCAAAAACTTCTCGATCGAGATCACGAGAAATATTTATTTTAGCAACTAGATAA
- a CDS encoding BolA family protein, with protein sequence MNNKKIKSILNEQLNLNKIYVKGDNNHIQIIAIGDIFKNTSQVKRQQIIYSPLISMIQENKIHAISITTYTLKEWEKIKK encoded by the coding sequence ATGAACAATAAAAAAATCAAATCAATATTAAATGAACAATTAAATTTAAATAAAATATATGTTAAAGGAGATAATAACCATATACAAATTATAGCTATAGGAGATATATTTAAAAATACTAGTCAGGTTAAAAGACAACAAATAATTTATTCACCTTTAATTTCTATGATTCAAGAGAACAAAATTCATGCTATATCTATAACAACATATACATTAAAAGAATGGGAAAAAATTAAAAAATAA